One Syngnathus acus chromosome 13, fSynAcu1.2, whole genome shotgun sequence genomic window carries:
- the cwf19l2 gene encoding CWF19-like protein 2 yields the protein MAAPAVGFESSSSIADRKDNKRQARQEVLEKAKQQYEREERRKELKRQRGEDTWMLPEITDRLKEIENETSVKSKKKKEKKLKKDKKKKAKKEKKATVSANGSSDSSNDSADEWVEAEPQSQPAKAWKVSEKSKSPESNGDSTQNVQRDEWMTFDFLAMKTTSIAEKRAEKDRQKEEERAKAQAIEQAGLHKLELNPYWKDGGTGLPPEEMAGTAANKGSVVNDGGLSWLRKNYQRMKEQAEREQRSLDDVVADRYGSMKEFQQRLAEAEKDARGRRSRGEGDTMLKGRQLEGKESRQRWRRKEDELERDQWRSHDKESHERYSERGSYRERERDGDSERNPNKNKDRSRDRGREKEKDEERERNRDRARSNVTSTSEKKWSQRCSSLGSLKGHFLKPTEDDDSQAPKRAHHNASIGFLKPSSDDEDCGPRRTRTMDWKKSGNPANEPHPLEKAQQENARDAALLTSAHRDDTASATTKSSESDGDAEEEELPLLSEEEMNKLGAKMVKAEILGNTAMVEKLKAQLDAAHKAIESHAARKKLHETSKSNQVAGCSSEDREVLLFRTDHAGQAWPVKPMSRPQEPHGGRRKKKGIETHVDGQRVRYFQDDDSVGLKEMVRREKMSSAQDQNALYSRMAAKMMGKTDGDNYTLDDMFVSSAAQKEGEGREDERLRNRATEESRRLATSMEKCRHCFNSQELQKHLIVAIGSKVYLSLPAGVSMTDGHCLICPLQHHCSGTTLDEDVWSEIQLFRRSLVRMFESQELDCVFMETHMNLRRRPHMVLECIPLPRDLGDMAPIYFKKAIMECDEEWAMNKKVVDLSSKDIRKAVPRGLPYFAVDFGLQGGFAHVIENEQKFPYYFGKEVVGGMMDVEPRLWRKLIRENFDDQRKKVLRFAQWWKEYDCTKSEA from the exons GAAACCTCagttaaaagcaaaaagaagaaggagaagaaacttaaaaaggacaagaaaaagaaggccAAGAAGGAAAAGAAGGCGACAGTATCAGCCAATGGCTCAAGTGACAGCTCAAAT GACTCAGCTGATGAGTGGGTTGAAGCTGAGCCTCAGTCACAGCCTGCTAAAGCCTGGAAGGTGTCAGAGAAGTCAAAGTCTCCAGAGAGCAATGGCGACTCAACTCAAAATGTCCAA CGAGATGAATGgatgacttttgactttttggCCATGAAAACTACATCCATAGCTGAGAAAAGGGCTGAGAAAGACCGACAGAAAGAAGAGGAGCGGGCCAAAGCTCAAGCCATTGAGCAA gCTGGCTTGCACAAATTAGAACTTAACCCATACTGGAAGGATGGTGGAACTGGTCTGCCCCCAGAGGAGATGGCTGGTACCGCTGCAAACAAAG GTTCAGTGGTGAATGATGGTGGGTTGAGCTGGCTGAGGAAGAACTACCAGAGGATGAAGGAACAGGCAGAACGAGAGCAGCGCAGCCTGGATGATGTGGTGGCAGACAGATATGGA TCCATGAAGGAATTCCAGCAGCGACTTGCCGAGGCAGAAAAGGACGCTCGTGGACGTAGAAGCAGAGGAGAAGGGGACACTATGTTGAAAGGCAGGCAGTTGGAAGGAAAGGAGAGCAGACAGAGGTGGCGGAGAAAAGAAGATGAGCTCGAGAGAGATCAGTGGAGGAGCCATGACAAAGAGTCCCATGAGAGATATTCTGAGAGGGGAAGCTAtcgagaaagagagagggatGGAGATAGTGAAAGAAACCCAAACAAGAACAAAGACCGATCAAGGGACCGGGGGAGAGAGAAGGAAAAGgatgaagagagagagagaaacagagaTAGAGCGAGGTCCAATGTTACATCCACATCTGAGAAAAAATGGAGTCAACGTTGTTCCTCTCTTGGGTCACTGAAAGGCCATTTTCTTAAGCCGACAGAAGATGATGACAGCCAAG CTCCCAAGCGTGCTCATCACAATGCATCCATCGGATTCTTGAAACCCAGCTCAGACGATGAAGATTGTGGTCCACGAAGAACAAGGACTATGGACTGGAAGAAGAGTGGGAATCCTGCCAATGAGCCTCATCCTTTGGAAAAAGCACAGCAGGAGAACGCGCGAGATGCTGCACTCCTAACCTCTGCTCATCGTGATGACACAGCTTCTGCAACGACAAAATCCAG CGAGAGTGACGGTGAtgcagaggaggaagagctcCCACTTCTCTCTGAGGAAGAGATGAACAAACTGGGAGCCAAAATGGTGAAGGCTGAGATTTTGGGGAACACC GCCATGGTTGAGAAGTTAAAAGCCCAGTTGGATGCAGCTCACAAAGCCATAGAGAGCCACGCCGCACGGAAGAAGCTTCATGAAACATCAAAATCAAACCAG GTGGCGGGCTGCTCCAGTGAAGACCGAGAAGTCCTACTATTCAGAACTGATCACGCTGGTCAGGCCTGGCCTGTCAAGCCCATGTCGAGACCCCAGGAGCCCCACGGAGGACGTCGGAAGAAGAAGGGG ATTGAGACTCACGTCGATGGGCAGCGGGTGAGGTACTTCCAGGATGACGACAGTGTGGGTCTGAAGGAGATGGTCAGGAGGGAGAAGATGAGCTCAGCCCAGGATCAAAACGCCCTCTATTCTCGAATGGCTGCCAAG ATGATGGGGAAGACGGACGGTGACAACTACACTCTGGATGACATGTTTGTGTCAAGTGCGGCACAAAAAGAGGGcgaagggagggaggatgaGAGGCTGAGGAACCGAGCCACCGAGGAAAGTAGGAGGCTGGCGACTTCCATGGAGAAATGCCGTCATTGTTTCAACAGCCAGGAGCTCCAAAAGCACCTCATAGTGGCCATTGGGAGCAAG GTATACCTAAGTCTACCTGCGGGAGTGTCCATGACAGACGGCCACTGTCTCATCTGTCCCCTCCAGCATCACTGCTCCGGTACCACCTTGGATGAGGATGTCTGGTCAGAGATACAG CTGTTCAGACGCAGCTTGGTGCGCATGTTTGAGTCGCAGGAGCTGGATTGTGTGTTCATGGAAACACACATGAATTTACGCAGGAGACCGCACATGGTCCTGGAGTGTATCCCACTCCCCCGGGACCTGGGTGATATGGCACCTATATACTTTAAG AAAGCAATCATGGAGTGTGATGAGGAATGGGCCATGAACAAGAAAGTCGTTGACCTTTCTTCAAAGGACATCCGCAAAGCT GTTCCCCGAGGGCTGCCCTACTTTGCTGTCGACTTTGGACTCCAGGGAGGGTTTGCCCATGTAAttgaaaatgagcaaaagTTCCCATATTACTTTGGCAAG GAAGTGGTTGGAGGTATGATGGACGTGGAGCCAAGGCTTTGGAGGAAATTGATACGTGAGAACTTCGACGATCAGAGGAAAAAGGTTCTGCGGTTTGCCCAATGGTGGAAAGAGTACGACTGTACCAAGAGTGAGGCCTAG